The Xylanibacillus composti sequence GCTCGACTGCTGCAGCTCGCGATAGGCTAGCGGACCGTTAGCCGTCAGCAGTGCGGGCCGGTCTGGCGGCACTTGAGCGAGAAACTGCTCCAGGCGTACAGCCGATGCCTCTTCAGATTTCACAGCATCTGCCGATTGATCCGCTGAAAGGCGTGCCGCAAGATGATGTTTCGGAATCAGCGGCAGCACTTCCGCCTCCCATAGGGCAGGTTCTGTTGCCATGCGGGCAATGAGCTTGGCATAGGCTTGCTCCATATCGTCAATCATGCCGGCGGGGAAAAATGCCTCCAGCAGATCCCAGACATAATACAGACGCCCATCATCCAACTCCCAAAATTGATGGTCCAGCATGACCTGGGACGTTTCCAGGCAGCTGTAATCCGGCCGCTTGTAGCCCTCCATAAACAGTCCGCTGCCGACGACGAACGGAATCGGCGCTTGACCGAATCCGCCCCGGTCGCGGTTGAATGCCTGCATGACTTGCATGCCGCCCCATTCCCGATGGCGGGCATCGCGAATGACCTGCTCTTGCACGCGGCGCGCCCGATCCAGGAAGCGATCGCTCGGGCGGAAATCAATCTCCAGCGGATAGAGCGAGGCAAAGTTGCCGGCTATTTCCCAAATGTCCGGATGAAAGTCCAAGCGGCGCGTCATCATATTGCTCAGCACAAAATGCCGGCTGTTGCTCCAGGCGGACAACACCTCTGCATAAAGCGCAAACATCGCATTGGAAGGCGTTACGCCGATCATTTGGGCTTGTTCCTTGAACGAGCGCCATATATGGGCTGGCAGCAGTGTTTCCCTGCGATTCAAGGCAGATCGGCAGCGCCGCTCCATGCCGGAACGGACCGGGAGCTCGGGCGGACCGGGCAGGCGGGGAATGCGTTCCTCCCAGTAGCGCCGGGCAGCCTGCCCCCGGGGGGATGCAGCCAGCTTGTCCAAGGCAAGCACAGCATCCCGATAACTAAGCGCAATGCCAGGCATGGTCAAGTCCGGATTGCGGTAGTAAGCCTCCACTTCTTCCAGCAGCCGGTTCGTGCCGTAGCCGTCCCAGAAGAAATTGTTGTGATTGTAGTGAATGCGAAAGCGGTCGCGCCCCTTGTCCTGCCAGATCGTGATGCGCAGGTCCAGCCACGGCCACTTGTCAAGCGGAAGGACGGAGCGCTCCATCGTCATCCGTGTCTGCTCCAGCGCCGAATTGACTGCTTGCTCCGTGTACCCGCGCAGGTCCGAAATACGGCAGCGGATTGGCTCCGGATCGGTTGCCGTTTGCAAATTCCCATCCGGCAGAACAATCGCGATTTCCTTGCTGTGCCGTGCCAGAGCCTTGTTCCAGGCATTCTCGTAGCGGACGATGTCCAGCTCCTCCCGATCCTTCTCCGAGTAATAGTGCGGCCTGACGTGAAATTCCATATACGGGTCATCCGCCATATAAAACCCCAACTGCAAATCGCCCAAAGGAAAAGGATCATACAGCGCCTCCGGCGCAGGAACACAGGCGAAATCCTCCACTTCCGTCTCCTCTGCCTTCTCATGCAAAAATTCGAGCAATTCCGATTTTGCTTCCCGCAATTGTGCCAGCAGGTCGGGGGTCAGGGCCTCTTTTTTGCCTTGCACCTTGATCGCATCGCCAGTTCTTCTAAGTGCAATGCCGCGGCTTCTGAGCTCTTCAAGGAAGTTCAGCATATTCATATGACCAGCTCCTCCATATCTCCGTCAGCAGAACGGACTTCATCATCCCGCTCTGCTGCGCTTAAAGACAGGAGCAGCACCCTCTGGCGGATGAGCTGCAAGACGTCTTTCACCAAGCCACCCCCAATAAATTGGTGTGCCGGGATGTCTGCACCTACCCATGCCCGGATTCTGCTTCGAAGCTCCATGGCCATTAGGGAATCCAGTCCGAGCGCGGAAAGCTTGACCTGCTCCCACTGCTGCTTCCGAGCCCACGGCTCATCTAATTTCAGGCGCATCACTTCGCTGACCATGCTGCGCAAGCCGTCGGCGATCGCCTCTTGCATCAACCCCGGCTCCATATGAACAAGCTGTTCAGCCGGAGTCAGGGCAATCGAATGTGCCGGCTTCTCCGCAGGCTCGGACCGTTCGGCGTCCATCTCTGCAAGCACCCGCTCATCGGCCCGAATGGCCACCAGCTGACGTGCGGGCAGAACTAACGCCTGTTCGATGACGCGCATGCCTTCTTCGATAGAAATCGAGCCGATACCCTGCTTCGCCAACCGCTGCTTATAATAGTCGTCTGAAGCGACACCGACTTGCCCCCAATAGCCCCAATTGATGCTCTTGATCGGATAATCCGCCCTCTTGTCCATCCATTCAGCCAGCGCATCCTGAGCTGTGCAGGCAGCTGCATAGTTCGCTTGTCCAGCATTGCCGATGAACGATTGCGCCGAGGAGAAGAACAGGAGGAAATCCAGCGATTCGTCCCGTACCGCACTATACAAATTCATGCTTCCAACCGTCTTGGGAGCAAGCACGCTCCGCATTTCCTCCTCCTGCATATGGGCGATCGCCCGGTCTTGCAGCATTACAGCCGAATGAATGACGCCATTCAATTGCCCATAACGGGATTTCGTATTAGCAACGGCATTCCGAATCTGCTCCGGCTCGCTCGCATCGGCCTCGATATAGAGGGCTTTCCCGCCGAGCGCCTCTAATTCCCGGATCAATGCCCTGTGCTGGTCGTTGTAAGGACTGCGGCCGACAAGCGCCAGGCCTGCCTGGACTTCCTTGGCCAGCTTTCGGGCAAGCTCCAGGCCGATGCCGCTTGCTCCGCCGATAATCAGGTACGTTCCTTTCTCCTTGAACGGAGACTGATCAAGCTTGGCTGGCGGCGGCAATTCTCGAAGCACACGCTGATAAAATTTGCCATAGCGAAGCGCTAACTCCGCAACAGGATAGCTGTGCCTTTGCTTCACCAAGGGATGAACAAGCGATGCGACCGCCTCCTCGCTTTCCGGCAATCCGATATCTGTCAATTCGAACTGCCAGTCGGGGAATTCCCGCTGTGCCGTGCGCACGAATCCGGAAATCGCAGCGCTGTGCGGATGCAGATTGTCCGGCGGCAGCACCCCGTACACACCGCTTGTGACAAGCTTGAACACGACACGGCGCTGATCGGCGCCAAGCCTCGCGAGCGCCTTGACCAATCGGAACATACCGATGACACCTGCTTCTTCGCCGTGCTTCAGCATTAAAGAAGGATCGATGTCAGGCTTGCCAGTCAGGACCCCGCCCAGATAATAGATCTTCTGTACAGCATTGGCTTCATCCGCTATCCGTTCGGCCCATTCGTCCTCAGAGAGCTGCAGCGTCTTTTTATCCAGCGGGAATGTGCGGCATGCATCCTTGCTGTATTGCTGCGCAATCGCGCGCTTCAGCTGCTCTGCTTCCGGAGGATAGAAAATCCATACAGAGCCGCTTCCTGCAGCTTCTTGTACAACCGCCGAATTCACCGGCGATTGTTCCATTTCTGTCCATACCGGCACCCAGCACGGCACATCCTTTTTTTGCTCCATGGCTGCTGCATCTTTCGCATTTGCCCAGATGGTTTGCAGGCCGGTTGCTTGTGCCGCCAGTTCGCCTGATTCCGTGCGAATCCATAGATCTGCAATGGCGCCGCTCTCCGACACTTCCTGCAAGCTCGTAGTGACATGCATACGGCCGGTTAACCACTTGTGTACAGTCAGTGAGCCGATTCCCGCAGGTAGCGGGACTCTGTTCCGATCATCGTGATCGAGCAGCAATTGGCCCAAGGTTTGAAATGCGGCATCCATCACGATGGCATGCAGCAACCCGGCATACTCCCCATCGTCGGGGACGTCCAGCCAGGCTGACGCCTGCTTGCCTGACTGCTCCAACGAAGCAATGGCCCTGAATTTGCCTGCATAGCTCATATCCCGCGTAGCCCAGCGCGCATAAAATGCCGCTGCATCCGCTTCCTGCCTGACGTAGCCGGAAAGTTCCAGCATATCCGTCCGCTGCTCCAGTGCCTGCACAGGCTCAAGCGTGCCGGAAGCATAGGCTTCCCAGTCCCGATGCTCATCCCGTCGTCCCATGATCTCGATTTGCCACAGCTGTTTGTTTTTGTCCGCTCGCCGCAAAATCGTCTGAATGCGCATCGTGCGGTCCGTCAGATCCATCGGACGGTAAAAGCTGAAGTTATCCAAGCGAACCGCGGCTCCCTCTGGAACTATTTGCGCCTCTATCGCTGCGTCAATGGCGAGGCTGATCGAGCCGGCGGCGGGCATAATGCTTCTCCCGCCTACTTGGTGATCGAGCAGATGCCGGTTTGACGGGCCGGACAAGTGCGTCTCGAAAACGATCCAATCCGCTGCCGCGACGTCTATGCGCCAACCGCAGAAGCTTGTCTGCTTGCCAGCTACGTCTGCTCTAGTCTTTGCACGCTGCTCGAACCAGTAGGCTTTGCGATCAAAAGGATAGGCTGGCAGCGCCGCCCTTGGTACAACGACATCCTCATCCATGCGTTTGAAGTGAACCTGTGCGCCATGCACAAATACTTCCGCTGCTGCCCGTTTCAGCTGCACGCAATCATCCGTGTCCCGCCGCAAGCTCGTTACCCACCGTCCGCCTGGCAGGCTTCTTCGTCCCAACCCGGCAAGCACCGCAGTCGGCCCCAATTCCAGGAACAGATTGGCGCCTTCTTCTTTCAGCTTGTCAACAGCATCGGCGAATCGCACCGGCAAGCGGATTTGATCCGCCCAATAGCTTGCATCCGCCAGAGATCGGTTGGCGCTCCCGCCGGTCGAGATCAGCTTGACCGAAGGGGAACCGAACTGGAACCTCCGGCATTCCTGCAGAAATGGATCGAGAATCGGGTCCATGTGCCGAGAATGAAAGGCTCGGTTGACCTGGAGCTCGGCAACGTCCAAACCATGGGCGCGCAACAAGCTAACAACACGTTGAACCAGGTCGACTGAACCGGACAGAACAACTTGATCAGGGGCATTGACTGCCGCCAAATCCAATTGACCCCAGTAATTGGCCAAGATTTCTCTGGCCTCGCTCTCTCCGCAATTGACCGAAATCATTCGACCCGCTTCTTCTACCGAGTCCATGAGGCGTCCGCGCATGGCGACGAGACGCAGAACCGTTTCCATATCCATCAACCCGGCAACATAGGCAGCCGCATATTCGCCCACGCTATGACCAACAGCATAAGCTGGTTCGATTCCCCAATAGCGCCATTGCTCGGCCAGCGCTATCTCTAGCGCGACTATTGCCGGCTGAGCATATTGTGTTTCCTGCAGCAGCTCGGTGCGTTCTCCGAACATGATCGCTCGCAAGGAAACTTCCAAGATAGGAGTCAGCACTTCGTCGCAGCGGTCAATCACCGAACGGAAAACCGATTCGGACGCATAGAGTCGTCTGCCCATTCCCGCATACTGTGAACCTTGGCCGGTAAACAGAAAAGCTGTTTTCGGCGATGGATTGGCTCTTCCGCGAATTGTCCCTCCTTTCTTTCCGTCATCGTTTGCTGCTTGTATTAATGCGTGCAATATTTCGCCCGCGCTTTCCCCTGCAACCGCCAGCCGTTCCGGCAGCTGTGCCCGCGATTGATTGGCAGTGCGGCATAGAGCATACAAGCGGCGATTCGCATCCGGTTGCTCGATGCATGCCGCATATTGATTCGCCAGCTCAAGCAAGCTCGCTTCACTCTGGGCGGACAAGGCGAGCAAGTATCCGCGACCCGGATCGGATAGCTGAGCGGCATCTCTGGCTTCCGCAGGATCGGGCACATATTGTTCGACAATTACATGCGCATTCGTTCCGCCGAACCCGAAGGAACTGACGCCAGCCCGCCTCGGATGGTGCTCTGGCACCGGCCATGGAACAGCTTCATCCGGAATGCGCAGACGGCTTTCCGCCAGATCGATCTGCGGGTTCAACTTGTTGAAATGGAAATTCCCCGGAATGACTCCGTTTTGCAAGACTAGTACAGCTTTGATCAACCCGGCAATGCCTGCAGACGATTCCAGATGGCCGATATTTGTCTTGACAGCGCCAAGCCAGCAAGGTGCAGGCTCCCCGTTAGTGTCCCGATCCAACACAGCTTGAAGAGACCGGACCTCAATGGGGTCGCCAAGCGGCGTGCCTGTGCCATGCGTTTCCACATAACCGATCGTACTTCCCTCTATGCCTGCCCGTTTCAGCGCGCTGCCGACAACGCGCTGCTGGGACAAGCCATTTGGCGCTGTCAGTCCATTGCTGTACCCGTCCTGATTGACGGCTGAGCCCCGGATGACGGCAAGCACCTGATCTTGATCTCGTATGGCATCAGACAAGCGCTTCAGCACAATGATGCCGACGCCTTCCCCCCTTACGTAACCGTCGGCTGCCTCGTCAAACGTGTGGCATTTGCCAGTCGGCGACAGCATGCCCGCTTGCGTGAAGATTTCGCCGTAATCGGAGGACAGCACGAGATTGACGCCTCCAGCCAATGCCAGGCTGCATTCGCCGGATGCCAGGCTTCTGCAAGCTTGATGGACGGCAACCAACGAAGAGGAGCAAGCCGTATCGATTGCCATGCTCGGGCCTTGCAGGCCGAATACATAGGAGATTCGGTTGGCTGCGATGCTGAAGGCATTGCCTGTGCCTGCGTAAGGGTCGCCATGGCCCCCGGCTTCGTGCTGCAAGCGGAAATAATCATGGGTGCTGATGCCGACAAAAACGCCAGTGCTCGATCCGCTTAGGCGATCTGGCGCGATATAAGCCGATTCAAGCGCCCTCCATGCTGTTTCCAGCAGCAGACGCTGCTGCGGGTCCATGCTTGCCGCTTCGCGCGGCGTAATATTGAACAGAGCCGCATCGAACAGATCAATATTTTCCAGAAAGCCTCCCCAGCGAAACGGCGCATGCGCCTCAGCCTTGTAACCGGTCCGTTCCCGGCGCTGCTCAGATACTTCCCGCACAGCTTCTCGATTCTCCATGAGCAGCTCCCAGAATTGCCGCGGATCTTCCGCATCCGGGAATCGGCAATCGAGCCCGATTATGGCAACGGGCTCGAATTCGCCCCCATCTGAAGCAAGCTCCTTGACACTGCCGCTTAAGTACTCCGCCAATGAGGAAATCGTCGGGTATTCAAAAGCCAGTGACGGCGGCAAGGAGAGATCGAAGGCATGTCCAATCTCGGCAATCATTTCCACGACCTGCACAGAACCGAGCCCCAGTGAGGAAAAGGATTGATTCGGACTCATTTCCGCAAGCGGTATCCCGGTCCATGCTGCCAGCAGGTTTCTCATCCAATCGACCATTTCGCCCGGAGCAATGGCTTTTTGTTCCGCATGCGGACGGGCGCCCGCCGCTGCGGCTGCGGGGCGCTGCCACCTGCCGATTTCCTCTAGTTCTCCCTGTTCGAACATCTTCTTGCACGCACGCCGCTGCAACTTGCCGCTTGACGTTTTTGGCACTTTGCCCGGCGGCACGAACACAACTGTGTCCAAGTCAATGCCATGGCATTCGGAAATGGCCTGTGCCATAGCGCGTCCGGTTTTCCCGACATCAATGCGCTTGCGGGCTGTGCGCTCGACTTCCTGAACAACAATGAGCTTCTGTTCGCCGCCGTCGGTCACATCGAATGCAATGCCCCAACCGCCCTGACGCAGCTCATCGCTGACCGAAGCGGCTGTCCTTTCTATATCCTGCGGATAATGATTGGCTCCGCGAATAATGATCATATCCTTCAGGCGCCCGGTCATGTAAAGCTCGCCTTCATGGATAAAACCGAGATCGCCCGAGCGCAAATAGCGTACGCCGGGCTCATCAAGCAGCTCGATGCCGAAAGTTTCGGCTGTCGCATCCGGCCGGTTCCAGTACCCCGGACATACGCAGCTGCCTGCAATCCAGATTTCGCCGATGCGGTCCGGCGGACACGCCTTGCCGCTCTTCGGATCAACGATCCGAATCTGGGGATCGTCCAGCAAGTATCCGCATGAAACGAAGGCCTGGACGTTGCCGGCATGCTCGTCGCGAATGACAACATGATCCAGTTCGAGCGCCGGCCTGTCCAAGTACAGCACGCGCGTAGCTTGATCGTTTTTGCCGAACGTTGCAAACAAAGTGGATTCAGCCATGCCGTAACCGCCAACCCAGGCATTCTCTGCAAAGCTGCTCGCCCTGAATTTATTGACAAACGCACGCATGGTGTCGATCGAAATCGGTTCAGCGCCGTTCAAGGCAACAGACCAGGAGGACAGATCCAATTGCTTCGCTTCCTCCTCTGATACTTTGCGCACACACAGATCATAAGCGAAATTCGGAGCGCATGAGAATTCCCCTTTGTAGCGATCCAAGGCTTGCAGCCA is a genomic window containing:
- a CDS encoding condensation domain-containing protein — encoded protein: MNMLNFLEELRSRGIALRRTGDAIKVQGKKEALTPDLLAQLREAKSELLEFLHEKAEETEVEDFACVPAPEALYDPFPLGDLQLGFYMADDPYMEFHVRPHYYSEKDREELDIVRYENAWNKALARHSKEIAIVLPDGNLQTATDPEPIRCRISDLRGYTEQAVNSALEQTRMTMERSVLPLDKWPWLDLRITIWQDKGRDRFRIHYNHNNFFWDGYGTNRLLEEVEAYYRNPDLTMPGIALSYRDAVLALDKLAASPRGQAARRYWEERIPRLPGPPELPVRSGMERRCRSALNRRETLLPAHIWRSFKEQAQMIGVTPSNAMFALYAEVLSAWSNSRHFVLSNMMTRRLDFHPDIWEIAGNFASLYPLEIDFRPSDRFLDRARRVQEQVIRDARHREWGGMQVMQAFNRDRGGFGQAPIPFVVGSGLFMEGYKRPDYSCLETSQVMLDHQFWELDDGRLYYVWDLLEAFFPAGMIDDMEQAYAKLIARMATEPALWEAEVLPLIPKHHLAARLSADQSADAVKSEEASAVRLEQFLAQVPPDRPALLTANGPLAYRELQQSS
- a CDS encoding type I polyketide synthase, which encodes MNIGRDYRMSSLLDRWAETQPNKRALVFLENGSDESESLTYAELRTRARAAALQLRERRLTGERVLLLFPSGIDYVVSFLACMYAGVIAIPVYPPRNNYHAERVAIIARDSGARTALAPDHLRQDIHARISRFADISVQVMALEDFDLTGPGWTNEEVAADDVSYLQYTSGSTGNPKGVMVRHQDPIRNCEIVAPFGLHEGIVIVSWLPLFHDLGLVKGILYPLILGGTAVFMPPIAFVDKPIRWLQALDRYKGEFSCAPNFAYDLCVRKVSEEEAKQLDLSSWSVALNGAEPISIDTMRAFVNKFRASSFAENAWVGGYGMAESTLFATFGKNDQATRVLYLDRPALELDHVVIRDEHAGNVQAFVSCGYLLDDPQIRIVDPKSGKACPPDRIGEIWIAGSCVCPGYWNRPDATAETFGIELLDEPGVRYLRSGDLGFIHEGELYMTGRLKDMIIIRGANHYPQDIERTAASVSDELRQGGWGIAFDVTDGGEQKLIVVQEVERTARKRIDVGKTGRAMAQAISECHGIDLDTVVFVPPGKVPKTSSGKLQRRACKKMFEQGELEEIGRWQRPAAAAAGARPHAEQKAIAPGEMVDWMRNLLAAWTGIPLAEMSPNQSFSSLGLGSVQVVEMIAEIGHAFDLSLPPSLAFEYPTISSLAEYLSGSVKELASDGGEFEPVAIIGLDCRFPDAEDPRQFWELLMENREAVREVSEQRRERTGYKAEAHAPFRWGGFLENIDLFDAALFNITPREAASMDPQQRLLLETAWRALESAYIAPDRLSGSSTGVFVGISTHDYFRLQHEAGGHGDPYAGTGNAFSIAANRISYVFGLQGPSMAIDTACSSSLVAVHQACRSLASGECSLALAGGVNLVLSSDYGEIFTQAGMLSPTGKCHTFDEAADGYVRGEGVGIIVLKRLSDAIRDQDQVLAVIRGSAVNQDGYSNGLTAPNGLSQQRVVGSALKRAGIEGSTIGYVETHGTGTPLGDPIEVRSLQAVLDRDTNGEPAPCWLGAVKTNIGHLESSAGIAGLIKAVLVLQNGVIPGNFHFNKLNPQIDLAESRLRIPDEAVPWPVPEHHPRRAGVSSFGFGGTNAHVIVEQYVPDPAEARDAAQLSDPGRGYLLALSAQSEASLLELANQYAACIEQPDANRRLYALCRTANQSRAQLPERLAVAGESAGEILHALIQAANDDGKKGGTIRGRANPSPKTAFLFTGQGSQYAGMGRRLYASESVFRSVIDRCDEVLTPILEVSLRAIMFGERTELLQETQYAQPAIVALEIALAEQWRYWGIEPAYAVGHSVGEYAAAYVAGLMDMETVLRLVAMRGRLMDSVEEAGRMISVNCGESEAREILANYWGQLDLAAVNAPDQVVLSGSVDLVQRVVSLLRAHGLDVAELQVNRAFHSRHMDPILDPFLQECRRFQFGSPSVKLISTGGSANRSLADASYWADQIRLPVRFADAVDKLKEEGANLFLELGPTAVLAGLGRRSLPGGRWVTSLRRDTDDCVQLKRAAAEVFVHGAQVHFKRMDEDVVVPRAALPAYPFDRKAYWFEQRAKTRADVAGKQTSFCGWRIDVAAADWIVFETHLSGPSNRHLLDHQVGGRSIMPAAGSISLAIDAAIEAQIVPEGAAVRLDNFSFYRPMDLTDRTMRIQTILRRADKNKQLWQIEIMGRRDEHRDWEAYASGTLEPVQALEQRTDMLELSGYVRQEADAAAFYARWATRDMSYAGKFRAIASLEQSGKQASAWLDVPDDGEYAGLLHAIVMDAAFQTLGQLLLDHDDRNRVPLPAGIGSLTVHKWLTGRMHVTTSLQEVSESGAIADLWIRTESGELAAQATGLQTIWANAKDAAAMEQKKDVPCWVPVWTEMEQSPVNSAVVQEAAGSGSVWIFYPPEAEQLKRAIAQQYSKDACRTFPLDKKTLQLSEDEWAERIADEANAVQKIYYLGGVLTGKPDIDPSLMLKHGEEAGVIGMFRLVKALARLGADQRRVVFKLVTSGVYGVLPPDNLHPHSAAISGFVRTAQREFPDWQFELTDIGLPESEEAVASLVHPLVKQRHSYPVAELALRYGKFYQRVLRELPPPAKLDQSPFKEKGTYLIIGGASGIGLELARKLAKEVQAGLALVGRSPYNDQHRALIRELEALGGKALYIEADASEPEQIRNAVANTKSRYGQLNGVIHSAVMLQDRAIAHMQEEEMRSVLAPKTVGSMNLYSAVRDESLDFLLFFSSAQSFIGNAGQANYAAACTAQDALAEWMDKRADYPIKSINWGYWGQVGVASDDYYKQRLAKQGIGSISIEEGMRVIEQALVLPARQLVAIRADERVLAEMDAERSEPAEKPAHSIALTPAEQLVHMEPGLMQEAIADGLRSMVSEVMRLKLDEPWARKQQWEQVKLSALGLDSLMAMELRSRIRAWVGADIPAHQFIGGGLVKDVLQLIRQRVLLLSLSAAERDDEVRSADGDMEELVI